GACTGGGCTTCACGATCGAGCAACGCCCGCTTGCGCTCCACGCCCCAGCGGTAGCCGGAGAGTCCGCCGTCGTTGCGTATCACGCGATGGCAGGGGATGGCGACGGCAATCGCATTCGATGCACAAGCCTGGGCGACTGCGCGAATCGCTCTCGGCGCGCCGATGCGTTCGGCGATTTGCGCATAGCTCGCTGTCGAGCCCGCCGGTATCTCGCGCAGGGATTGCCACACCCGTTGCTGGAAAGCCGTGCCGCGCACATCGAGCGGCAGATCGAGCCCCAGCGCCGGCGCTTCGACGAAGCCGACGACCCTGGCCACGAATTTTTCGAAATCCCTGTCACCGCCGACCAGACGCGCTTTCGGGAAGCGGTCCTGGAGGTCATGCAACAAAATGTCCGGGTCGTCTCCGAGCGCGATTGCGCAGATGCCCTTGTCGGTGGCTGCGACGAGGATCGAGCCCAGCGAACATTCGCCTACCGCGAAGCGGATCGATTCGCCCGCACCGCCGGCACGAAAACTCGCGGGCGTCATGCCGAGCACTTCGGCAGACTTGGCGTAGAAGCGCCCGTTGGAATTGAACCCGGCGTCGTAGATCGCTTCCGTCACGGTGCCGCGCTTGGGTAATTCATCCCGCACGCGCTGGGCGCGGCGCGCGGCCGCGTAAGCCTTCGGCGTCACACCGGTGATGCTTTTGAACACGCGATGGAAATGGAACCGGCTCATCCCCGCGGTTTCGGCAAGCGTGTCGAGATTCGGCATCTCGTCGGACGTTTCGATCAGCCGGCAGGCCCTTGCGACGCCCGCCGCGTGTTGCTCGACGAGCCCGGGCGCATTCGGCCGGCAGCGCTTGCACGCCCGGAATCCCGCCTGTTCCGCTTCTTCGCAGCTTGCGTGGAAACGGACATTCTTGCGCAGCGCCGGCCGCGACGCGCAGGACGGCCGGCAATACACGCCGGTGGTCCGCACCGAATAGTAGAAAACGCCATCGGCACTGCGATCACGGCATACCACGGCTGCCCAGCGCTCCTCTTCGCTGGAAAACGATGCTGCATTCAGTGCTTCGTTCGTCCTCATGAATCCCATGATAATGCTCCTGTCGGGTTCGACGGGCCAATGGC
Above is a genomic segment from Betaproteobacteria bacterium containing:
- the ada gene encoding bifunctional DNA-binding transcriptional regulator/O6-methylguanine-DNA methyltransferase Ada; protein product: MRTNEALNAASFSSEEERWAAVVCRDRSADGVFYYSVRTTGVYCRPSCASRPALRKNVRFHASCEEAEQAGFRACKRCRPNAPGLVEQHAAGVARACRLIETSDEMPNLDTLAETAGMSRFHFHRVFKSITGVTPKAYAAARRAQRVRDELPKRGTVTEAIYDAGFNSNGRFYAKSAEVLGMTPASFRAGGAGESIRFAVGECSLGSILVAATDKGICAIALGDDPDILLHDLQDRFPKARLVGGDRDFEKFVARVVGFVEAPALGLDLPLDVRGTAFQQRVWQSLREIPAGSTASYAQIAERIGAPRAIRAVAQACASNAIAVAIPCHRVIRNDGGLSGYRWGVERKRALLDREAQS